Genomic segment of Drosophila biarmipes strain raj3 chromosome 2L, RU_DBia_V1.1, whole genome shotgun sequence:
TTCCTCGCCGGTTCCAGTCCATTCGCCCTGCTCCGCATCGTAAATCTCGCCGCGGTTGCTGTAGACCACCAGTGGGACTCGATCTGGTCCAGCAGCTTTCGTGAGGGATGTTAGCAAGGGTGTCACAAAAAGTGGGTTCACACAGTTGACACCGATTCCAAGGAGCCGGTCCTCAGCCTTGTGGTTTTTCACCAGTCGCCATATGGAGAGAGCTGCCTCCGCAAAGGATTCACCACTCGCCAGACTCTTTTCGTCCTGAAATCATAAAGTGCTTTGCCGTAAGAAAATGTTTGTAACAATGTTAGGGAAAAAATCGCAGAAAACGCACTAAGCCCcttgttaaataaatgtattattcttTTTCTTTGGTCAGAATACTTGAGATACTTTGTGTAAACCAATCAATACAGAAATAGGGTTTTAAATTCCTTTGCTActcttttccattttatttattgcattaTTAACTAAACTAAATCACTTCTTAAgaatgcaaataaaaagtgAGGATTCTATATGCTAAATGAGATTTCTGAAATCTATTTTTGTGTGAAAAAAAAGAGCTAACAAAAATGGGGGAAGCACAGAAATTATTTCAGCGGTACACAactgtaaaatgtttattgatGCCCATAGGAAACCTAACCCCAATAAATCCGCTAAGTCTGTGACTCCCccgattattttaaaaacgtgTTCAATCTGTTCTGATATGTTATTCGTTGAAGATGCAATTATCACCCTTTTAGTTtctcaataaaaattaagataTACAATGAAAATAACCCTCTAAAATAATTCGTTGCCTTTTTGATTGAGGTTTGTATCGGCCTTGAGAGATGTTTTCCTAAATAGTTTATATTATCTTTGGCTAAGGGACTACTACAATTACTCACCTTGCACTGAAAAGAGACCCAGAATTTCGCATCCGGGCAGTTCTCGAGTACAAATTCGGCAACAGCCTCCGCTTCCAACTGACAGGGAAGGGTTTCCAGGGCCAATCCATCGACCCCAGCGGCCAGACATATCTCGATTCTGGTCCTGTGCCACTCCTTCAGCTCATCCTTGCTTATCTTGTCCGCGTAGTTGCCGGAATACTCTGATCCATCGTGGAGATATGCCCCATAGGGACCTATAGAGCCCAAGATCAGCGGCAGAGCCGATTCCAATCCTAAACCGGTCTCTGTATGGTACTGCTTTTTGGCCTCCTTCGCGAGTTCCACACTCTTTTGGATCAGTTCTACCGCCCGACCTGCGGACACGCCCAGGTACTTGACAAAGCCCTCCACGCTGGACTGATACGTGTTGGTTAGAATGATATCCGCTCCACTGCTCAGAAAGTCGAGATGCGTTTTAATCACAGCCTCCGGGTTTGTGGCATCGAATCGGGATCCCCACAATGGATCTCCATCCACTTTCTCGGCGACATTCCTAGCCAGCTGCGATGAGAACCCTCCGCACTTGACCAGTATTCCCTTGTTGCTCCAGTTCCAACTGCTGTTTTTCTCCATGGCTTCTCTGGCCTACGTGTTCCGCTAAACTAAAGAATTTTTCCGGAGCTACCAACACGACACGACTGTATTTCGTATCTGACAGATACGTGATATTCTGAGTTTTGTTGACttggaattttattatttttgtcggattttttgCTTGTGCTGGCAACTTTTCCGCTTATCTTGTGTGGGTTTTCACAACAATCTGAAACACACCTATACTTTTGCACAGCTCAGCTGTTCTTTGTTTACGAGCTGTTCGGTGTACAGTGAACACCGACTAGGaagaacttttaaaatttgtatagtCAATACCCAGAGCTGGAAATACTAAGATTTAGATTTTCGTCGCTTTAAAAACAGTGGGGACATCGGTTATGACTTagttattcaaatattttgaatatgatttttttgttcatataatttttaaaaaatgtgtagataattttattttttcaacgACGAATTTGAATACAATTGGTGAGTGATCAGGTCAGACTGTAGGTTTGTAAGATTTCAATGCCATTTAATGTCACAAAAGTACTAAAATAGCaacaagcggtggacaaaGAGAAAGTAAGAGAACAAGTAAAAGGTACTTAACCGCAAAAAAGTgcatatatgtacattttgaaaattttgaatGAGCAACAGATGTCTACGTTATCTTTCGACCAGAGCAACCCTACAGCTGACACACTGCCCTGCCAACAGTCGTGGCAGTAAAATTGAACTATGATcctaaaagaaaaatatactttttcaaCAAAAGTTCGACGTCTTTCAGATCTGCCTTATTCCCACAGACGCCAATTAAAACACTggtttgaaatatataaatacaataggcatattttatataatcgAGATAATACATATGCAAAACAAATGGTGTACTAACATAGACGAGTATGTTAATCAATACGGATAGAATAAGTAATTCTTAAATACCTTGGTGTTAGTGAATGCAATTGGTTTAAGCGATTAATTGTTTTTGGGGTCTGTTAAGGGTGTATAATCACATggttttgtataaataaataatccaGGGAACATTTCAAGCTGAAAAATGCCACGAACATAAATGTAACTTTGGTAAACTTACGCATTGTATAAATTCTAAAACATCTCTCACTTCTAAGactattttacatttttgcaCTAAATAACAGTTATAGGTATTGATCTTGTTCTGTGTATAATATGTGCAGCTATAATATTAACCACTTTTCAGCAATGCTACACGCGAATAAATACTAGGCTCAAAAAATACAGATATTTGTTACTGGAACGACTCTAAAAACGGAACGGAGATAAGCTTAAACGAAATGCCAACATAATTTGAAACACTCAGTCTCAGGTCTCCATGATAGTTTGGCCCTTCTTTCCATTTACGAGAACAGATTGTTGCGCCTCTTGAGGGAGCCGAACTTCTTCTCCGCCTCGAGCAACATCTTCTCGTTCCTAACTACTTCGAACGGAATCGTCCTGGACAAGCGGTCCATTTCCTGATCCGAGGGAAAGTCCTCAAAACTCATGTTACTGAAGCCAGTTTTGGCTGAACTTTGAATGGTATTTGATTGGAAATTGCGACTGCCGCCCGCTCCTCGGTTCTCATCCTGATCCTGGtcatcgtcgtcatcgtcgtGGGACTGGTACTGCAATCGCTGGTGCTTCTGCTTGCTGCCTGAGCTGAGGGAACTGGTGGAACCCAGGGCGGCAGCACTTACTTTCTTGTACGAGTGGCCCTTCACCTTTTGGGTGAGCTTTCCCGGCAGAACCCTCACAGCCAGATGGGACTTCTCCTTCTTGGCCTTTCCAGGGGTAGGTACACCGATcccgtctgccaccacatcgGCATCACGCAGCACCACgggctcctcctcgtcgtccggTGTGAAGTCGGAGCAGCGATCTTGGGCGATTTGCACATAAGCATTATCGGCAATGGGCAGCAGTGGTCGCAGGTGGGTAACAGTCGCGGGAATCGGAGCCGCAACTGCAACAGAAACGGGGGCGGGAACTGGTACGGGTGCCGGAACTGGGATCACAGCTGCTGGAGAGGGTTGTGGCTGGTTAATGGAGCAGGAACTGGTGCTCATGCTGGAGTAAGACGGCACATTCACATACACACTGCTGGTGCCACTCGACTTGACCGCCtggttattattattgttattgttatagaTCATCGGTGGCTCCGGCGTTTTGTTGATTATAATCGAGTGATTTATGGTCACCAGTTGTGGGGCAGACGAATTGACAGAAACGGACACGGGAACGGAGGCAGGAAGAGACACAGAAACAGAGGCGGGCACTTTGAtcacattgttgttgttgttgtggctggGAAATTGGTGGATCTGGTGGTGCT
This window contains:
- the LOC108033721 gene encoding uncharacterized protein LOC108033721 — translated: MEKNSSWNWSNKGILVKCGGFSSQLARNVAEKVDGDPLWGSRFDATNPEAVIKTHLDFLSSGADIILTNTYQSSVEGFVKYLGVSAGRAVELIQKSVELAKEAKKQYHTETGLGLESALPLILGSIGPYGAYLHDGSEYSGNYADKISKDELKEWHRTRIEICLAAGVDGLALETLPCQLEAEAVAEFVLENCPDAKFWVSFQCKDEKSLASGESFAEAALSIWRLVKNHKAEDRLLGIGVNCVNPLFVTPLLTSLTKAAGPDRVPLVVYSNRGEIYDAEQGEWTGTGEEVVKFVPEWLQLGARIVGGCCRVYPTDVLAIRKYVDSLNIKS